The following coding sequences lie in one Yamadazyma tenuis chromosome 3, complete sequence genomic window:
- a CDS encoding uncharacterized protein (EggNog:ENOG503NVQT; COG:S), which translates to MTTSPIFDKLPVSEFRNINEAKSKNVPEECPQDSPIDLNIRSGPILKLFNCNDKGSSRYLASLLLVLEDYDEVPSITYQLGDSNSQEVVGKGNFDGNCFYKHENLQFYRYMIDLPLQPHESVCSYAINGQTTAYWKFYLPASTQSMNIVSFSCNGFSLACDAAQYPSSLWFDVLNRHSQNPYHVMLGGGDQIYCDSVKVMSTKMQQWTQIDGFKKKQQMQVDEAFEQDLHNYYLHHYMAWFGKGFWVGKKSRYLDSLFPMAMATIPSINIFDDHDIIDGFGSYPEATMASPVFKAIGEIAFLYYMIFQHHQLPQERLQPQFDSSWIVGTTKPRYVPYLNRSLFTRLGPEIAVVGLDCRTERSLSKIVSDSSYKGIFGRMKSELESNPDIKHLLVMLGVPILYPRLVWLEMVLTSPWLKPLRKLAEMGVINKGLLNEFDGSIEVLDDINDHWCSKNHKAERNRLVRDLMEFGAQHSVRITILSGDVHLCCIGRLKSRVHHHPTFHPIKKDNFKQQNRNTLEFPQYDPRLMFNVTSSAIINAPPPDAMATLLDKRSKVHHFNRDCDEDVVPLFNVNPDGHPRANLQFLNKRNWCDLNLAKHSVHKNEVSHEDDERIVSRYPGSTKVAPAPSSSHNSYERFIEYPLLADSLVTTIHVEDDAKDFDCKTMGYELLIPPLMGSYELEDVVIKHVNESSD; encoded by the coding sequence aTGACTACTTCACCCATTTTCGACAAATTGCCGGTGTCTGAGTTCCGGAACATCAACGAggccaagtccaagaacgTCCCCGAAGAATGCCCGCAGGACTCACCCATTGACCTCAACATACGCTCCGGACCCATtctcaagctcttcaactGCAATGATAAAGGTTCCTCACGGTATTTGGCAAGTCTTTTACTCGTTTTGGAAGACTACGACGAGGTGCCTTCCATAACCTACCAGTTGGGTGATTCTAACTCCCAGGAAGTGGTGGGAAAAGGAAACTTTGACGGGAATTGTTTCTACAAGCATGAAAACCTCCAATTCTACCGGTACATGATAGACCTCCCACTCCAACCACACGAGTCGGTATGCCTGTACGCCATCAACGGCCAGACAACGGCATACTGGAAGTTCTATCTCCCGGCTTCCACCCAGTCTATGAACATTGTCAGTTTCAGCTGCAACGGCTTCTCATTAGCGTGCGATGCGGCCCAATACCCTTCCAGCTTGTGGTTTGATGTATTGAACCGGCACTCACAAAACCCATACCACGTGATGTTGGGCGGTGGTGACCAGATCTACTGCGACTCCGTCAAGGTGATGAGTACCAAGATGCAGCAGTGGACGCAAATTGACGGAtttaagaagaaacagCAGATGCAGGTGGATGAAGCATTTGAACAGGATTTGCACAACTACTATCTCCACCACTACATGGCCTGGTTCGGCAAGGGCTTCTGGGTGGGCAAGAAGTCGCGGTACCTTGACTCGCTCTTCCCCATGGCCATGGCCACCATCCCGTCAATCAACATTTTTGACGACCACGATATTATTGACGGGTTCGGCTCGTACCCCGAAGCCACCATGGCTTCGCCCGTGTTCAAGGCCATCGGTGAGATTGCCTTTTTGTACTACATGATtttccaacatcaccagttgCCGCAGGAGCGGTTGCAACCGCAGTTTGATTCGCTGTGGATAGTGGGCACCACCAAACCCCGGTACGTTCCGTACCTCAACCGGTCGTTGTTCACACGGTTGGGCCCCGAGATCGCGGTGGTGGGCTTGGACTGTAGAACCGAGCGGAGCTTGCTGAAGATTGTGTCTGACAGCTCCTACAAGGGCATTTTTGGCCGCATGAAACTGGAACTTGAGCTGAACCCTGACATCAAACAtcttttggtgatgttgggTGTACCCATCTTGTACCCACGGTTGGTGTGGTTGGAGATGGTGTTGACGTCGCCGTGGTTGAAGCCTCTCCGGAAGTTGGCGGAGATGGGGGTCATCAACAAGGGACTTTTAAACGAATTCGACGGGTCCATCGAAGTATTGGACGATATCAACGACCACTGGTGCTCCAAAAACCACAAGGCCGAGCGCAATCGGCTTGTCAGAGACCTCATGGAGTTTGGGGCCCAGCACTCAGTTCGAATCACCATTTTAAGTGGAGACGTGCACTTGTGCTGTATTGGCCGATTGAAGTCGAGAGTCCACCATCATCCCACCTTCCATCCCATCAAAAAAGACAACTTTAAGCAACAGAACCGTAACACCTTGGAGTTCCCGCAGTACGACCCGCGGTTGATGTTCAACGTGACGTCGTCGGCCATTATCAACGCTCCTCCACCCGATGCCATGGCCACCTTGTTGGACAAACGGTCCAAAGTGCACCATTTTAACCGGGATTGTGACGAGGACGTGGTTCCACTCTTCAACGTGAACCCCGATGGTCATCCGCGAGCCAACTTgcagtttttgaacaagcGGAACTGGTGtgatttgaacttggccaaacaCTCGGTGCACAAAAACGAGGTGAGCCATGAAGACGACGAACGGATAGTCAGCAGGTATCCGGGGTCCACAAAGGTGGCCCCGGCCCCGTCGCTGTCCCACAACAGTTACGAGCGGTTCATCGAGTACCCGCTTTTGGCAGACAGTTTGGTGACCACCATACATGTGGAGGATGATGCTAAGGACTTTGACTGTAAAACCATGGGATATGAGTTATTGATTCCTCCATTGATGGGGAGCTACgagcttgaagatgtggTGATCAAGCATGTGAATGAATCGAGCGATTAG
- the PPR1 gene encoding Fungal specific transcription factor (COG:B; EggNog:ENOG503NX6Y), with the protein MGIKRENEHEDSPTESKIPRVSSPSLSLSRPISACQRCRKKKIKCDQNFPKCSKCDKANVECIGLDPATGREVPRSYVTHLEDRIAALEMKLKESGVDPQVVHDLAASTENTTSKSSISDKDQEEIQDQREQGVLMNQVKFNSINAKDNRSEATHHSISFAKLMSTAVKFKKRCSNVSSTPEIELDPTTSNVVSSEEILPALLPPKKTAQEFVRVFFAQSNSQCPVLHREEFLQTCFLPIYGRLDTNITLASNYTAINMSGLEDDPYYRDESLTWLAQYKQALNERMSYYKANNQKVDTSTLSNEISVPLKFHKPLFFLNIVFAIASSTHHLQYPTNISDSLRLAALKYIDQVYTSSDQLEVLQGLLLTALYSIMRPAVPGCWYLVGSALRLCVDLGLHSESINQTLKIDSFTLDKRRRLFWCTYSLDRQISFYLSRPDGIPDEYITTRFPSELDDALIVPHDVKVQDYSDKTSSSSSYKTISISMFRVRQIQSQVQRMLFGNSDLPRQFNTLSEWKQNISKQLKSWKSTCPKTRRKMNCDFNLDFFGLNYNHTLLILHGLSPKNFKLNKKDFSKVSECAKELINIYTQLLTNKCINYTWAAVLNLFMAGTSYLYSIYNSEVVRSQNSLFEVKKITQECITVLNTLIDRCDAASTCKNTFEMLTAAVVKIKYNETVHGSVRLGPSTKISIAKGYSNNNLNNLVAHIQNESTQEIEPSQTPEEPSLSYKPDDISGKLETDHDSYAIPSVPSDNSPDLLHHDIPIAHQFERPMLQNLFSNKMTQSTPDFNTPSTFEWTSSNAMYGNELEHFFDELEKSPLSTNSRRNSYSDADLNHQLFVDHRHLANENGAFNTTPYSHDSNDSNGSSPVILNRMIPNRQVPENTAAQFTGIESDRPVSQMAPPFDNRIPHDGRKVYELIHQVPTNPIWDQFFTSGSNTFSGLHFEGSPTPQ; encoded by the coding sequence ATGGGAATCAAGAGGGAGAATGAGCACGAGGATTCACCCACTGAGTCCAAGATCCCCCGAGTCTCCTCCCCTTCATTGAGTCTCTCTCGCCCCATCTCTGCCTGTCAGCGATGCCGCaagaaaaaaatcaaaTGTGACCAAAACTTCCCAAAGTGCTCCAAGTGTGACAAGGCTAACGTCGAATGTATAGGTTTGGACCCCGCTACCGGTAGAGAGGTTCCTCGATCCTATGTCACCCACTTGGAAGATCGGATTGCTGCCTTGGAAATGAAACTCAAGGAGCTGGGTGTCGACCCCCAGGTGGTTCATGATCTTGCTGCTTCTACCGAGaacaccacctccaaaagTTCCATCAGTGACAAAGACCAGGAAGAAATCCAGGACCAACGAGAGCAGGGCGTGCTCATGAACCAggtcaagttcaactccatcaacgCCAAGGATAACCGGCTGGAGGCCACCCACCACCTGATTTCGTttgccaagttgatgtcCACCGccgtcaagttcaaaaaaaGATGTTCCAATGTGTCCTCCACCCCTGAAATCGAGCTCGATCCCACCACCCTGAACGTGGTGTCACTGGAGGAGATTCTTCCGGCCTTGTTGCCTCCCAAGAAAACTGCCCAGGAGTTCGTTCGGGTGTTCTTTGCTCAGTCCAACTCCCAGTGTCCTGTTCTTCACCGAGAAGAGTTTTTGCAAACGTGCTTTTTACCCATCTACGGGAGGTTGGACACAAACATCACATTGGCCTCCAACTACACGGCCATCAACATGTCGGGACTCGAAGACGACCCGTACTATAGAGATGAATCTTTGACATGGCTCGCTCAGTACAAACAGGCGTTGAACGAAAGAATGAGCTACTACAAGGCCAACAACCAGAAGGTGGACACTTCCACTCTCTCAAATGAGATCAGTGTGCCCCTCAAGTTCCACAAACCGTTGTTTTTCCTAAACATCGTATTTGCAATCGCTTCTTCCACTCACCATTTACAATATCCCACCAACATATCTGATTCCTTACGATTAGCAGCCTTGAAATACATCGACCAGGTCTACACCTCGTCCGACCAGTTGGAGGTGCTCCAGGGATTGTTGCTAACGGCGTTATATTCTATCATGAGACCTGCGGTGCCTGGTTGTTGGTACTTGGTGGGTTCTGCCTTGAGACTCTGTGTGGACTTGGGTCTTCACTCGGAGTCCATCAACCAAACGTTGAAGATTGACTCGTTCACGTTGGACAAGAGAAGAAGGCTTTTCTGGTGTACCTACTCGTTGGATAGACAAATTAGTTTCTATTTGAGTAGACCCGATGGAATCCCCGATGAGTATATCACCACCCGGTTCCCCAGTGAATTGGACGATGCGTTGATTGTTCCTCACGATGTGAAGGTTCAGGATTATTCCGATAAGACCAGTAGCCTGTCGAGTTACAAAACAATATCTATTTCTATGTTCAGAGTGAGACAAATCCAAAGTCAAGTGCAACGAATGCTCTTTGGGAACTCCGATTTACCCAGACAGTTCAACACCTTACTGGAATGGAAACAAAACATTTCCAAGCAGCTTAAGAGCTGGAAGAGCACATGTCCCAAAACTAGAAGAAAAATGAATTGtgatttcaacttggacttttttGGATTGAACTATAATCATACTCTATTGATTTTGCACGGATTGTCtcccaaaaacttcaagttgaataagaAGGACTTTTCCAAGGTGAGCGAATGCGCTAAAGAACTCATCAATATCTACACCCAgttgttgaccaacaaaTGTATCAACTATACGTGGGCTGCGGTTTTGAACTTATTCATGGCCGGAACCTCATACTTGTACAGCATCTACAACTCGGAGGTTGTGCGGTCTCAAAACTCCTTATTCGAGgtcaagaaaatcaccCAGGAGTGTATTACCGTCTTGAACACATTAATCGATAGATGTGATGCTGCTTCAACGTGTAAAAACACATTTGAGATGTTGACGGCTGCTGttgtcaaaatcaagtatAATGAAACGGTCCACGGTAGTGTCCGACTTGGaccttccaccaaaattAGTATTGCCAAAGGGTACCTGAAtaacaacttgaataacCTCGTTGCCCATATCCAAAATGAAAGCACCCAAGAAATAGAACCCAGCCAAACCCCAGAAGAACCAAGTTTATCATATAAACCCGACGATATTCTGGGCAAATTGGAAACTGACCATGATTCTTATGCGATACCCTCTGTTCCATCGGATAATTCTCCCGATTTGTTACACCATGATATTCCTATTGCCCACCAGTTCGAGAGGCCGATGTTGCAGAACcttttctccaacaaaatgaCCCAGTCCACCCCAGACTTCAATACACCATCAACATTTGAGTGGACCAGTTCCAACGCAATGTATGGCAACGAATTGGAACACTTTTTTgacgagttggagaagtcgCCgctttcaacaaactcCAGACGAAACAGCTACAGTGACGCCGATCTCAACCATCAGCTCTTTGTAgatcatcgtcatcttgCAAACGAGAATGGAGCTTTCAACACAACTCCATACTCGCACGATTCCAATGACTCGAATGGTTCTTCTCCCGTCATATTGAACCGTATGATTCCCAACCGACAGGTGCCAGAGAACACGGCTGCCCAGTTCACAGGTATTGAAAGTGACCGCCCCGTTCTGCAAATGGCACCTCCTTTTGATAACAGAATCCCTCACGATGGCCGCAAGGTTTACGAGTTGATTCATCAGGTCCCAACAAACCCCATTTGGGACCAGTTTTTCACCAGTGGctccaacaccttctcAGGACTCCATTTCGAAGGCTCGCCTACTCCCCAGTGA
- a CDS encoding uncharacterized protein (EggNog:ENOG503PRNF; COG:S): MTVLILNPEELKTRFPQSSESDTLRVRLIVQTLRFDYESNHIAIRSMSCVTPSSVKVWLHNIGKYDSQVVKKGTVIDVTGYFNGEDVDAIEISALNGSELTQENISVLQTISHLP, from the coding sequence ATGACGGTGCTTATATTGAATCCTGAGGAATTGAAGACCAGGTTCCCACAGCTGTCCGAAAGCGATACGCTACGAGTTCGTCTCATAGTGCAAACACTCAGGTTTGACTACGAGTCGAACCACATAGCCATCCGGTCAATGCTGTGTGTGACTCCCAGTAGTGTTAAGGTGTGGCTCCACAACATAGGAAAGTACGATTCTCAGGTTGTTAAAAAGGGGACCGTCATCGACGTGACCGGCTACTTCAACGGGGAAGATGTCGACGCCATCGAGATCCTGGCGTTGAATGGAAGCGAACTCACTCAAGAGAATATTTCGGTATTACAGACCATTAGCCATCTCCCCTAA